One Cryptomeria japonica chromosome 9, Sugi_1.0, whole genome shotgun sequence genomic window carries:
- the LOC131032991 gene encoding ATP-dependent DNA helicase PIF1-like has product MGIVAYHHISAQETCHMLQKLPLLSCSRQFVSLNVGREILHCVIKSDNGVDLSTTYIHAYMQRPFELNATNLLQSAQGFSYNSQCKKTKWHIRDKKAIVTVYPQFTEPPDEDTNQFKIFCLSELLLYKPFRDIPTEIGASKEQIIENWKNFKKTNYSCLGNQQIIDDCSLPNEDDSDNNGYQHQDDTYLYEWELLSQMGATNNFAQNDLQMLGRHDYDISHFWGATVVDDQLDCTALQFITSSKLQFQHTSMQISTEDIKKNSLSPKQKAALNIILQHHNNLSTTTPLRMIVQGTAGTGKSFLIDCIRKELNISPPVMTNPLLVLAPTSVVAFNIQATTIHAGLCIPIKEMHPLTGQSLMTLQEQLKHIKYILIDEMSFLGLKLLLKIDSRLRQAFPNNQHDSFGGVSMILVGDLAQLPPIMDKLVYASHSTTLSLWHSFTIVITLDTIFCQQGASIRQQQFRALLHNLRNAQALQHDWQFLMCQTNTTLTIQQKKDFNSSIHLFATNESARLHNRKMLKELNLPVALSLATIGKQTNTEYDNNEHLPLEVLLSINQQVMLIANLWIQVGLVNGTIGLIKTIVYENNTKPPNLPKYVVVKFKDYNGPPWDIEHPRDIPILPITRGRRTQVPLTMSWAITIHKSQGLTLDRATIDIGNTEKKGLTFTAISRVKTIDGIRIEPPFSFERFSKLKNNAYTTVRKKEETRLQLLSTQIDIYSP; this is encoded by the coding sequence ATGGGCATAGTAGCATACCATCATATCAGTGCAcaagaaacttgccatatgttACAGAAATTGCCTCTTCTAAGTTGTAGCCGACAATTTGTCTCTCTAAATGTTGGCAGAGAAATACTGCACTGCGTCATAAAATCAGATAATGGAGTTGACCTTTCCACAACTTATATCCATGCTTATATGCAGCGCCCTTTTGaattaaatgcaacaaatttgcTACAATCAGCACAAGGGTTTTCATATAATTCTCAATGCAAGAAAACAAAATGGCACATCagggataaaaaagcaattgtcactGTATATCCTCAATTTACAGAGCCTCCTGATGAAGATACCAATCAGTTCAAGATTTTTTGTTTGTCTGAACTACTTCTATACAAACCGTTCCGTGACATCCCAACTGAAATAGGAGCTtcaaaggaacaaattatagaaAATTGGAAAAACTTTAAAAAGACTAATTACAGCTGTTTGGGAAATCAACAAATTATAGATGATTGCAGCCTTCCAAATGAAGATGACAGTGACAATAATGGTTACCAACATCAAGATGATACATATCTATACGAGTGGGAGCTGCTTTCACAAATGGGAGCTACAAATAACTTTGCCCAGAATGATCTGCAAATGCTAGGTCGTCATGATTATGATATTAGCCACTTTTGGGGAGCAACTGTTGTGGATGATCAACTAGACTGCACTGCCCTTCAGTTCATAACTTCAAGCAAGCTACAATTCCAACACACTAGCATGCAAATCTCCACCGAAGACATAAAAAAAAACTCGCTATCACCCAAGCAAAAAGCTGCACTCAACATTATTCTACAGCATCATAATAATCTATCTACAACAACACCTCTACGAATGATTGTTCAAGGCACTGCTGGCACTGGTAAATCTTTTTTAATAGATTGTATTAGGAAAGAATTAAACATATCTCCACCTGTGATGACAAACCCATTGCTTGTTTTAGCACCAACAAGTGTTGTTGCATTTAATATACAAGCGACAACAATCCATGCAGGATTATGCATACCTATAAAAGAAATGCATCCTTTGACAGGGCAGTCATTAATGACATTGCAAGAGCAATTGAAACATATCAAATATATTCTAATAGACGAAATGAGCTTTTTAGGCCTGAAACTACTACTTAAGATAGATAGCCGCTTACGCCAAGCTTTCCCTAACAATCAACATGACAGCTTTGGTGGGGTGTCCATGATTCTTGTTGGTGATCTTGCTCAGCTTCCCCCTATAATGGATAAACTTGTATATGCTTCGCACTCTACAACCCTCAGTTTATGGCATTCTTTTACTATTGTCATAACATTGGACACTATTTTCTGCCAACAAGGTGCATCTATAAGACAACAACAATTCAGAGCACTCCTTCACAACTTAAGAAACGCTCAAGCATTGCAACATGATTGGCAGTTTCTGATGTGCCAGACAAATACAACGTTAACTATTCAACAAAAAAAAGATTTCAACTCTTCGATCCACCTATTTGCAACAAATGAATCTGCACGCTTGCATAACAGAAAAATGCTCAAAGAATTAAATTTGCCTGTCGCTCTAAGTTTAGCTACAATTGGTAAGCAAACAAATACTGAATATGACAACAATGAACATCTACCATTGGAAGTACTACTTTCTATTAATCAGCAAGTGATGTTAATAGCTAACTTGTGGATCCAAGTTGGCCTTGTCAATGGCACTATTGGTCTCATTAAAACAATTGTATATGAAAACAATACAAAACCGCCAAACTTACCAAAATATGTGGTTGTCAAATTCAAGGATTATAATGGACCTCCATGGGATATAGAACATCCAAGAGACATACCCATTTTGCCAATAACACGAGGCAGGCGTACGCAAGTACCTTTAACAATGTCTTGGGCCATCACTATTCACAAATCCCAAGGTCTTACATTAGACAGAGCTACCATTGACATAGGTAATACTGAAAAGAAAGGGCTCACATTCACAGCTATTTCAAGAGTGAAGACAATTGATGGGATACGGATCGAACCACCATTCTCTTTTGAAAGGTTTTCCAAACTGAAAAATAATGCTTATACAACCgttagaaagaaagaagaaactcgTTTGCAGCTACTCTCTACCCAAATAGATATCTATTCACCTTAA
- the LOC131032989 gene encoding replication protein A 70 kDa DNA-binding subunit A-like has translation MASPTASQQPSTETSEVEPHLQLTPHVLLCINIGDDVPSPLLQLLSFEKLTDDENDNAQYKVVLSDATHMQLAILPPKYSDLLISKTLKIGTILSLTAYACRNIWNSRTIVIFSLAIKFTNSPLLGKPRYLFKEQEQQMLGQDTPATTKRSLKFGIHLLPVQHESFVNISPSKALNPFQNKWTIKGHVTNKKKMHQYSTPKSTGQVFSFDMIDDEGTEIRITCFGDVTEMHYHRVEPGTYYTMSKGCVKEANTKWSKLNSHLEITLDNNSILKRCDVVVKSQANNSQFIPINEITYCTNNTLVDVIGIVVVVGEPSLIRRKDGSEVMKRTVKINDVSTFTIDVNLWGATWQGLGEELKNMHTTQTVVVLAVRNARVGYFNGKVINTTTATTLNINPSIPETETLMSRGKILDALLPLSCVAG, from the exons ATGGCCTCTCCTACTGCCTCGCAACAACCTTCTACAGAAACTTCG GAAGTGGAACCACATCTACAATTGACCCCACATGTACTCCTCTGCATCAACATTGGGGATGATGTCCCCTCTCCACTGCTTCAGCTTTTGTCTTTTGAAAAATTGACagacgatgaaaatgacaatgcCCAATATAAGGTTGTTTTGTCTGATGCCACGCACATGCAATTGGCGATCCTCCCACCTAAGTATAGTGATTTACTTATTTCAAAGACATTAAAGATTGGCACTATCCTATCATTGACAGCTTATGCTTGTAGAAATATTTGGAACTCGAG GACTATAGTAATTTTCAGCCTTGCTATCAAATTTACCAATTCTCCATTGCTTGGGAAACCTAGATATCTTTTTAAAGAGCAAGAACAACAAATGTTGGGTCAAGACACACCTGCCACAACTAAACGATCTCTTAAATTTGGAATACACCTCCTACCTGTGCAGCACGAATCTTTTGTCAATATCAGCCCGAGTAAAGCCTTGAACCCCTTTCAAAATAAATGGACGATAAAGGGACATGTGACAAACAAGAAGAAGATGCATCAGTACAGTACACCAAAGTCCACTGGCCAAGTATTTAGCTTTGACATGATAGATGATGAAGGTACTGAAATTAGAATAACTTGCTTTGGTGATGTAACAGAGATGCATTATCATAGGGTTGAACCAGGAACATATTATACTATGTCAAAAGGTTGCGTTAAAGAAGCTAACACAAAATGGAGTAAGCTTAACAGCCATCTTGAGATAACTTTGGACAACAATTCAATATTGAAGCGTTGTGATGTTGTTGTTAAAAGTCAAGCAAATAATTCTCAATTCATACCAATCAATGAAATTACATACTGCACCAACAACACTTTAGTTGATGTTATTGGTATTGTAGTTGTTGTTGGAGAACCCTCATTAATTCGCAGGAAGGATGGAAGCGAAGTAATGAAGAGAACTGTAAAAATAAATGATGTCTCAACTTTTACTATCGATGTTAACTTATGGGGAGCAACATGGCAAGGGCTAGGTGAAGAATTGAAAAACATGCACACAACCCAAACAGTTGTTGTCCTTGCAGTCAGAAATGCTCGTGTTGGTTATTTCAATGGAAAGGTGATCAACACAACCACGGCAACAACTCTAAATATAAACCCTTCTATCCCTGAAACAGAGACACTTATGTCAAGAGGAAAGATTCTAGATGCCCTTTTACCACTATCGTGTGTTGCTGGATAG